From Pseudanabaena sp. PCC 6802, one genomic window encodes:
- a CDS encoding phycobilisome rod-core linker polypeptide, giving the protein MNDTRIITLERNSTLEERQIALRRIYAQVLERQPYESERKMLASQEKDFLSGKLGIRHFLQALGNSSLYLNQFLYNSSNLKFVEGCFKHFLGRTPKDRYEVEMYMDILMKQGTSKVISEMTGSEEYRKTFGLFTVPHPRFMKLSTYMYELGLAHKSEPVAENSIMPEADYLMTLEAEAEELVKALQNEENARRAVKNMPPGQRAQMRYAAKTGR; this is encoded by the coding sequence ATGAACGATACTCGAATCATTACCCTAGAGCGCAATTCTACCCTAGAAGAACGGCAAATTGCCCTGCGACGAATCTACGCTCAGGTATTAGAGAGACAGCCCTATGAGTCCGAGCGTAAGATGCTGGCTAGCCAGGAGAAAGATTTTCTCAGTGGTAAGCTGGGAATCCGCCATTTCCTACAAGCACTAGGTAATTCGAGTCTCTATCTCAATCAATTTCTCTATAATAGTTCCAATCTAAAGTTCGTAGAAGGTTGTTTTAAGCACTTCCTCGGGCGCACTCCTAAGGATAGGTATGAAGTTGAGATGTATATGGACATTCTCATGAAGCAGGGTACATCCAAAGTAATTAGCGAGATGACTGGCTCGGAGGAATATCGTAAAACTTTTGGTCTGTTTACCGTACCACACCCTCGCTTTATGAAGCTCTCAACCTATATGTACGAGCTAGGTTTAGCCCACAAGTCAGAACCTGTAGCGGAAAATTCAATCATGCCTGAAGCGGACTACTTGATGACGCTTGAAGCTGAAGCCGAAGAACTGGTTAAGGCATTGCAAAATGAGGAAAATGCTCGCAGAGCAGTCAAGAATATGCCTCCTGGCCAACGCGCGCAAATGCGCTATGCGGCTAAGACTGGTCGTTAG
- the nusB gene encoding transcription antitermination factor NusB: MQVRSIARELALLTISQLPTQRQNLDKKTIDDMVIAAVRSLTEEVKEMLATASAELQRGQEKLLNSHTRAADIDASREFVNESITLTQTAINRVGIALDFPQLFEVSRQTEIRAYTVEILHKVHEERAQIDAILNNALIDWQLKRLAEIDRQILRIAVADMVFLGTPHQIAINEAVELAKRYSVEDGYRFINGVLRSVRDRLKAEK; the protein is encoded by the coding sequence ATGCAAGTCCGAAGTATCGCCCGCGAACTCGCCCTCCTCACTATCAGTCAACTCCCCACCCAGCGTCAAAATCTCGACAAAAAAACAATCGATGACATGGTAATCGCAGCGGTGCGATCGCTTACCGAAGAGGTCAAAGAAATGCTAGCTACTGCCAGTGCCGAACTGCAACGCGGACAGGAAAAACTGCTCAACAGCCACACCCGTGCCGCCGACATTGACGCTTCCAGAGAATTTGTGAACGAGTCGATTACTCTCACCCAAACAGCGATTAACCGCGTGGGTATCGCGCTGGATTTCCCGCAGCTATTTGAAGTGTCGCGCCAGACTGAAATCCGCGCCTATACCGTAGAGATTTTACACAAAGTACATGAAGAAAGAGCGCAGATCGATGCCATCCTCAACAATGCTTTGATCGATTGGCAACTCAAGAGGCTAGCAGAAATCGACCGCCAGATTCTGCGCATTGCGGTAGCAGATATGGTCTTTTTGGGAACGCCACACCAAATAGCCATCAACGAGGCAGTAGAACTGGCTAAGCGCTACAGTGTCGAAGATGGCTATCGGTTTATTAATGGGGTGCTACGGTCAGTACGCGATCGCCTCAAAGCCGAGAAATAA
- a CDS encoding 2Fe-2S iron-sulfur cluster-binding protein, producing MSQTFTAKLHHQGQVYEISVPENQSVLEAAHEQGVELPCSCYAGVCTSCAAQLTSGEVDQSQGMGVGGMGEELDAKGYVLLCVSYPKSDLEIVTEKEQEVYEVRFGRSA from the coding sequence ATGAGTCAGACTTTTACTGCTAAGTTACACCATCAAGGTCAGGTCTACGAGATCTCCGTACCTGAAAACCAGTCAGTTCTAGAGGCAGCCCACGAGCAAGGCGTGGAACTACCCTGTTCGTGTTATGCGGGCGTTTGTACTAGCTGCGCCGCTCAGTTAACCAGCGGCGAAGTCGATCAAAGCCAGGGCATGGGCGTGGGCGGTATGGGCGAAGAACTCGATGCTAAGGGTTACGTGTTGTTGTGCGTTTCCTACCCTAAATCCGATCTGGAAATCGTGACGGAAAAAGAGCAAGAGGTTTATGAAGTTCGGTTTGGGCGATCGGCATAA
- a CDS encoding APC family permease, with protein sequence MAGRIRAKKYRKRVVFWLLSKDRAEAGGHHPKHAWWQVMCLTGVDYFSTLGYQPGIAALAAGALSPIATLILVLLTLLGALPIYRQVATISPHGEGSIAMLERLLSWWQGKLFVLCLLGFLATDFIITITLSAADATAHIVENPLAPAFLDGQSVSITLFLIGLLGAVFLKGFREAIGIAVFLVAAYLLLNFIVICAGIQHVWQNPSVINDWQRLLFAEHSNPLAMLGAAAFLFPKLALGLSGFETGVAVMPLVKGNPNDTEAHPRGRVLNTYKLLTLAAAIMSVFLLSSSLVTTLLIPLSEFQPGGAASGRALAYLAHKYLGNFVGTLYDLSTICILWFAGASAMAGLLNIVPRYLPRYGMAPNWARYSRPLVLVYTAIAFAVTILFNANVDAQGGAYATGVLVLMSSAAFAVTLAAYYRRSRRGTIVFSLITLVFLYTTVLNIFERPDGVKIAAFFIGAIVLTSLISRVWRSTEIRAEQVQLDDTARDFITAASHHAVRIIAHRPRTGTLEEYLFKETEMRSDNHIPGSDPVMFLEVKISDASEFVETIQVEGVQIGNYPILRARSAAVPNAIAAILLEIRDRTGNIPHAYFGWAEGNPVQYLLRFLLFGEGDTAVITREVLRRAEKNPENRPSIHVGG encoded by the coding sequence ATGGCTGGGCGTATTCGAGCCAAAAAATACCGCAAGCGGGTCGTGTTCTGGTTGCTAAGTAAGGATCGAGCCGAGGCAGGTGGACATCACCCAAAACATGCCTGGTGGCAGGTTATGTGTCTGACAGGTGTTGATTACTTCTCGACACTGGGTTACCAGCCTGGAATTGCAGCTTTAGCCGCAGGTGCTCTCTCTCCCATCGCAACTTTAATTTTGGTATTGCTTACTCTCTTAGGAGCCTTACCCATCTATCGACAGGTTGCCACTATAAGTCCCCATGGAGAGGGGTCGATTGCCATGCTCGAACGCCTCCTCTCCTGGTGGCAGGGCAAGTTATTCGTGCTTTGTCTGCTGGGTTTCTTAGCAACTGATTTTATTATCACCATTACCCTTTCAGCAGCTGATGCCACGGCTCACATCGTCGAGAATCCTCTGGCACCAGCATTCCTAGACGGTCAGTCCGTCAGCATCACGCTTTTTCTCATTGGTTTACTAGGAGCAGTATTTCTCAAGGGTTTCCGCGAAGCGATCGGGATTGCTGTTTTTCTAGTTGCAGCCTACTTGTTGTTAAACTTTATTGTTATTTGTGCTGGTATTCAGCATGTCTGGCAAAACCCGTCGGTTATTAACGATTGGCAGCGACTCTTATTTGCCGAGCATAGTAATCCTCTAGCTATGTTGGGTGCTGCTGCTTTCCTGTTCCCAAAATTAGCGTTGGGACTATCTGGTTTTGAGACTGGGGTGGCGGTCATGCCTCTGGTCAAGGGCAATCCCAACGATACAGAGGCACATCCTCGCGGTCGGGTACTCAACACGTATAAACTCCTGACTCTGGCGGCTGCGATCATGAGCGTCTTCCTGTTGTCAAGCAGTCTGGTGACCACGTTGCTGATTCCTCTCTCCGAATTCCAACCCGGTGGTGCTGCTAGCGGTCGCGCCCTTGCCTATTTAGCTCACAAATACTTGGGGAATTTCGTTGGTACGCTTTACGATCTCAGTACGATTTGCATTCTCTGGTTTGCTGGTGCATCTGCAATGGCAGGGCTGCTCAATATCGTCCCACGCTATCTGCCCCGCTACGGCATGGCTCCCAACTGGGCGCGTTACTCGCGCCCTCTCGTCCTGGTCTATACAGCGATCGCTTTTGCAGTCACGATTCTATTTAATGCTAATGTCGATGCCCAGGGTGGAGCCTATGCCACGGGCGTGTTGGTATTGATGAGTTCTGCGGCATTTGCGGTTACTTTGGCTGCTTATTATCGGCGATCGCGTCGCGGCACGATAGTTTTTAGCCTGATTACATTAGTGTTTCTATACACTACCGTTCTCAATATTTTTGAGAGACCGGACGGTGTCAAAATTGCGGCTTTCTTCATCGGTGCAATCGTACTCACTTCGCTAATTTCGCGGGTCTGGCGATCGACTGAGATTCGGGCAGAGCAGGTTCAACTAGACGATACAGCTCGCGACTTCATTACAGCAGCAAGTCATCATGCCGTCCGCATAATTGCGCATCGTCCTCGAACAGGTACTCTTGAGGAATATCTCTTCAAAGAAACTGAAATGCGTTCCGATAACCACATTCCTGGGAGCGATCCAGTCATGTTTTTGGAAGTTAAGATATCTGACGCCTCCGAATTTGTCGAAACAATACAGGTAGAAGGCGTACAAATTGGTAACTATCCCATTCTACGAGCTCGTAGTGCCGCCGTACCCAATGCGATCGCCGCCATCCTGCTGGAAATCCGCGATCGAACAGGTAACATACCACATGCCTACTTCGGCTGGGCAGAAGGCAATCCCGTGCAGTATTTGTTGCGGTTCCTCTTATTTGGCGAAGGGGATACAGCAGTCATAACCCGTGAAGTACTGCGCAGAGCAGAGAAGAACCCGGAAAACCGCCCGTCTATACACGTTGGAGGATAA
- a CDS encoding DUF29 family protein — MLQKIGYETDLNLWLEETSAQLKRGDLQNIDIEHLVDELEGLAGRDKRELKSRLIVLYRSAYGYI; from the coding sequence ATGCTGCAAAAGATCGGGTACGAGACTGACCTAAATCTGTGGTTAGAAGAAACGAGCGCTCAACTGAAACGGGGCGATCTGCAAAACATTGACATCGAGCATTTGGTGGATGAGTTAGAGGGATTAGCAGGTAGGGATAAGCGCGAACTAAAAAGCAGGTTAATTGTGCTTTACAGATCTGCCTATGGCTATATCTAA
- the ald gene encoding alanine dehydrogenase has translation MKIGVPKEIKDREFRVGLTPAAIATLVERSHAVKVETGAGMGAGFSDRDYEAVGAAIASSAQEVYAQDMVVKVKEPLPSEYELLHDRLVLFTYLHLAASHDLTAALMRSGATCIAYETVQLANGQLPLLTPMSIIAGRLSVQFGAHFLTKQQGGSGVLLGGIPGVRPGRVVVLGGGVVGTEAARMAVGLGARVQILDVNLTRLSELEIIFGSRVELLYSTPSNITETVKDADLVVGAVLVTGKRAPVLVSKDLVSNMRSHSVIVDVAVDQGGCIETMRPTSHSQPVYEMAGVLHYGVPNMPGAVPWTATQALVNSTLPYVKMLSDRGLDALEDPALAKGLNIKNGRIMHPAVAEAFPDLA, from the coding sequence ATGAAAATCGGCGTGCCTAAAGAGATTAAAGATCGTGAGTTTCGCGTCGGTTTAACCCCTGCGGCGATCGCTACTCTAGTCGAACGTTCCCATGCGGTGAAGGTAGAGACTGGTGCGGGTATGGGTGCCGGATTTTCCGATCGCGATTACGAAGCAGTGGGTGCGGCGATCGCCAGTAGCGCCCAAGAAGTTTACGCTCAGGATATGGTGGTTAAGGTCAAGGAACCTTTGCCCTCGGAATACGAACTGCTGCACGATCGACTCGTACTATTTACCTATTTGCATCTCGCCGCCAGCCACGATCTAACGGCGGCATTAATGCGATCGGGTGCCACCTGCATTGCCTACGAAACCGTGCAGTTAGCGAACGGACAGTTACCACTGCTCACACCCATGAGTATTATTGCCGGACGTTTGTCTGTACAATTTGGCGCGCATTTCCTCACCAAGCAACAAGGTGGTAGCGGCGTGCTACTGGGCGGCATTCCTGGCGTGCGCCCCGGTCGCGTTGTCGTACTTGGCGGTGGTGTAGTGGGTACGGAAGCAGCTCGTATGGCTGTAGGTTTGGGCGCAAGGGTACAGATTCTGGACGTGAATTTGACTCGTTTAAGCGAGTTGGAAATTATTTTTGGCTCGCGAGTAGAGTTACTGTATAGCACGCCCAGCAATATTACCGAAACCGTGAAGGATGCCGATCTGGTGGTTGGAGCAGTGCTGGTAACGGGTAAACGCGCTCCCGTCTTGGTTTCTAAGGATCTGGTTAGTAATATGCGATCGCATTCCGTCATCGTTGATGTTGCCGTCGATCAAGGTGGCTGCATCGAAACCATGCGTCCCACCTCCCACAGCCAACCCGTCTACGAAATGGCGGGAGTACTGCACTACGGCGTACCCAATATGCCCGGAGCAGTACCGTGGACGGCAACGCAAGCGCTGGTAAATTCGACCTTGCCGTATGTGAAAATGCTTAGTGATCGCGGCTTAGATGCCCTGGAAGACCCCGCCCTTGCCAAGGGATTAAATATCAAGAACGGTCGAATAATGCATCCTGCTGTAGCAGAAGCCTTTCCAGATCTAGCTTAG
- a CDS encoding LON peptidase substrate-binding domain-containing protein, producing the protein MTSSPSVRELPLFPLPEVVLFPNQSLPLHIFEFRYRMMINTVLEEDRTFGVLMWDSERNRPMNVGCSAKILQYHRLPDDRFKILTVGQQRFRVLEYTRETPYRVGLVEFIDDNPGDDSPYLLATEVRELLDDVVRLSQKLTEQEIELPQIPRSPIELSYWIASNFHGASGEQQALLETQDTAARLRREAEILSSTRSQLAARTVLKETFNE; encoded by the coding sequence ATGACTTCATCCCCATCCGTGCGCGAACTACCCCTATTTCCACTGCCTGAGGTAGTACTTTTTCCCAACCAGTCTCTACCACTACATATTTTTGAGTTTCGCTATCGCATGATGATCAATACAGTGCTTGAGGAAGATCGCACTTTTGGCGTGCTTATGTGGGACTCAGAGCGCAATCGACCCATGAATGTCGGCTGTTCGGCTAAAATCCTGCAATATCATCGCCTTCCTGACGATCGCTTCAAGATTCTCACCGTCGGGCAGCAGCGGTTTCGCGTTCTAGAATACACCCGCGAAACTCCTTACCGCGTTGGGTTAGTAGAGTTTATCGACGACAATCCTGGCGATGACAGTCCCTATTTGTTAGCAACTGAAGTGCGCGAACTGCTCGATGATGTGGTACGACTGTCGCAAAAACTAACCGAGCAGGAAATCGAGCTACCCCAAATTCCTCGCAGTCCGATTGAATTATCGTACTGGATTGCTAGCAATTTTCACGGTGCCAGTGGCGAACAGCAAGCTTTGCTGGAAACCCAGGATACCGCCGCCAGACTGCGTCGCGAAGCTGAAATTCTCTCCTCCACCCGCAGTCAACTTGCCGCTCGTACAGTTTTGAAAGAGACATTTAACGAATGA
- a CDS encoding PH domain-containing protein has product MYSDTPRKAEIVFYEGRPAVIGSVPRLAIAIVTLGIGWLYFWITTNTTHYLITSQRILVETGLLSRQTNTLELYLIDDIDLEKPFGQRLMGTGNIILRTQDRSTPELHLERLPLNVRELYEQMRPAIEESKYWQRIRSREG; this is encoded by the coding sequence ATGTATAGCGACACCCCTAGAAAGGCAGAGATCGTATTTTACGAAGGTCGTCCCGCTGTAATTGGTAGCGTACCAAGGCTAGCGATCGCGATCGTTACCCTGGGGATAGGGTGGCTTTATTTTTGGATTACTACCAATACCACCCATTACCTGATCACGTCGCAACGCATCCTGGTCGAGACGGGTTTACTATCGCGCCAAACCAACACGCTAGAGCTTTATCTGATCGATGACATCGATTTGGAAAAGCCGTTTGGACAGCGGTTAATGGGTACGGGTAACATAATCCTGCGTACCCAAGATCGCAGCACGCCAGAGTTGCATCTAGAACGTTTACCCCTGAACGTACGCGAGCTTTACGAGCAGATGCGCCCGGCGATCGAGGAATCAAAATATTGGCAGCGCATCCGCAGTCGCGAAGGCTAA
- a CDS encoding Uma2 family endonuclease yields the protein MTIATDRSLQQTPLSFDEFLARYGGDNRYELIDGEVFDLEPTGPHEEVAAFITAKVCVAIDRMGLSWFVLQRGILRPSNAGMTAFRPDVAVVDRNELVKEPLWSAQSILMLGSSIKFVAEVVSSNWQNDYARKVEDYAALGIPEYWIADYAGNGGTRHIGKPKQPTLSICTLVNGEYEIQQVRGSQTIVSPSFPGLQLTAEQVLSAGA from the coding sequence ATGACCATTGCAACCGATCGATCGCTACAACAAACGCCACTTAGCTTTGATGAGTTTCTCGCCCGCTATGGCGGCGATAACCGCTATGAACTGATTGATGGAGAGGTGTTCGACTTGGAACCAACAGGTCCGCATGAAGAAGTCGCAGCCTTCATTACCGCAAAGGTCTGTGTCGCGATCGATCGCATGGGTTTGTCCTGGTTTGTCCTGCAACGGGGGATATTGCGCCCTTCTAACGCTGGCATGACAGCATTTCGGCCTGACGTTGCCGTTGTCGATCGCAACGAACTTGTCAAGGAACCACTCTGGTCTGCCCAGTCGATTCTGATGCTGGGTAGTTCGATTAAATTTGTGGCGGAAGTTGTTAGTAGTAACTGGCAAAATGACTATGCCCGTAAGGTCGAAGACTACGCGGCTTTGGGCATCCCCGAATATTGGATTGCAGATTACGCAGGTAATGGTGGTACTCGACACATTGGCAAGCCCAAACAACCCACCCTCTCTATCTGTACTCTAGTAAATGGAGAGTATGAGATTCAGCAGGTTCGGGGCAGTCAAACCATCGTCTCTCCAAGCTTCCCAGGCTTGCAGTTGACGGCTGAACAGGTTTTGAGTGCTGGCGCGTAA
- a CDS encoding argininosuccinate synthase codes for MGRANKVVLAYSGGVDTSVCIPYLKQEWGVKEVITLAADLGQGDELEPIRLKALSSGAEVSLVRDVTAEFVRDYAFPAIQANTLYENRYPLSTALARPLIAKILVEAAAEYGADAVAHGCTGKGNDQVRFDVSIAALNPNLKVLAPAREWGMSREETIAYGEKFGIPSPVKKSSPYSIDRNLLGRSIEAGILEDAWSEPPEEIYLLTKAIADTPDEPTYTEITFERGVPVALDGNARSPVEMIAELNAIAGGHGVGRIDMMENRLVGIKSREIYEAPAMVVLIQAHRDLESLTLTSDLAQYKRGIEDTYAKMIYNGLWYSPLKTALDAFIQSSQERVSGVVRVKFFKGNATIVGRKSAYSLYDEDLATYTSADRFDHKAAEGFIYVWGMPTRVWAQKMRGD; via the coding sequence ATGGGTAGAGCAAATAAAGTTGTACTGGCTTATTCTGGTGGGGTAGACACGTCCGTCTGTATTCCCTACCTCAAGCAGGAATGGGGGGTCAAGGAAGTAATTACCCTGGCTGCCGATCTCGGTCAGGGAGATGAACTCGAACCGATTCGACTCAAGGCGCTGTCATCCGGTGCCGAGGTTTCTCTAGTTAGAGATGTCACTGCCGAGTTCGTGCGCGACTACGCTTTTCCTGCTATCCAGGCCAATACGCTCTACGAAAATCGCTATCCCCTCTCTACTGCTTTAGCGCGTCCCTTAATTGCCAAAATTCTGGTGGAAGCCGCAGCAGAATATGGTGCCGATGCCGTCGCCCACGGCTGCACGGGCAAAGGCAACGATCAAGTTCGCTTCGATGTTTCGATCGCTGCTTTAAATCCCAACCTCAAAGTATTAGCCCCCGCTAGAGAATGGGGCATGAGTCGCGAGGAAACTATTGCCTACGGCGAAAAGTTTGGCATTCCTTCCCCTGTCAAAAAATCCTCCCCCTACAGTATCGATCGCAACCTCCTGGGACGCAGCATCGAAGCAGGCATTCTCGAAGATGCCTGGAGCGAACCGCCCGAAGAAATTTACCTGCTCACGAAAGCGATCGCCGATACGCCCGACGAGCCAACCTATACGGAAATTACCTTCGAGCGCGGCGTACCCGTGGCGCTAGATGGCAACGCGCGATCGCCAGTGGAAATGATTGCGGAGCTAAACGCGATCGCGGGCGGTCACGGTGTGGGGCGCATTGACATGATGGAAAACCGCCTCGTGGGGATTAAGTCGCGGGAAATCTACGAAGCACCGGCGATGGTGGTATTAATTCAAGCCCATCGCGACCTGGAAAGCCTCACGCTCACTTCGGATCTGGCGCAATACAAGCGCGGTATCGAAGATACCTACGCCAAAATGATCTATAACGGCTTGTGGTACAGTCCGCTGAAAACAGCGCTGGATGCTTTTATTCAAAGCAGTCAGGAACGAGTTTCCGGCGTGGTGCGCGTCAAGTTCTTTAAGGGTAATGCCACAATTGTGGGCAGGAAATCCGCCTATAGCCTTTACGATGAGGATCTCGCCACCTACACCTCAGCCGATCGATTCGACCATAAAGCCGCCGAAGGTTTCATCTATGTATGGGGAATGCCAACGCGAGTCTGGGCGCAAAAAATGCGAGGTGACTGA
- the fmt gene encoding methionyl-tRNA formyltransferase: MRVIFFGTPEFAVPTLSKLLTEPDFEVIGAVTQPDTRRGRGNQTTPSPVKALALQYPNLKIWQPERLKKDAATLKEIAEANADVFVVVAYGQILSQAILDLPKLGCINVHGSLLPKYRGAAPIQWAIALGETVAGITTMQMDAGIDTGAMLLKESLPIAPDDNAETLSQKLAVLGADLLIQTLRQLDTIVPEAQDDSTSTYVPVISKSDLQLDWRKSAVELRDRIRGFYPNCHTNYGDLRVKITASEVSDTLTKTAEPPVGTVIELRKNIGFLVQTGAGTLLVKEVQPAGKRSQTGWDFANGTRLKIGDVFSFV, translated from the coding sequence ATGCGCGTCATTTTCTTTGGTACACCGGAGTTTGCCGTACCAACCTTGTCAAAATTGCTAACAGAGCCAGATTTTGAAGTAATTGGCGCAGTTACGCAGCCCGATACACGGCGAGGACGCGGCAACCAAACCACTCCTTCCCCTGTTAAAGCATTGGCTTTGCAGTACCCCAATCTCAAAATCTGGCAACCCGAACGCCTGAAAAAAGATGCCGCCACCCTCAAAGAGATCGCAGAGGCAAATGCCGATGTATTTGTCGTTGTCGCCTACGGTCAAATTTTGTCGCAGGCAATTCTCGATCTGCCCAAACTCGGTTGTATTAACGTGCATGGCTCCCTGCTACCTAAATATCGCGGTGCCGCACCCATTCAGTGGGCGATCGCCCTGGGTGAGACAGTCGCTGGTATTACTACCATGCAGATGGATGCGGGGATCGATACAGGAGCAATGTTGCTGAAAGAGAGTTTGCCAATCGCCCCAGACGATAATGCCGAAACCCTATCTCAGAAACTGGCCGTCCTGGGCGCGGATCTATTGATTCAAACGCTCAGACAACTGGACACAATTGTCCCCGAAGCGCAAGACGACAGTACCTCCACCTACGTGCCAGTCATTTCTAAGTCCGATCTGCAATTAGACTGGAGGAAGTCGGCGGTGGAACTACGCGATCGCATTCGTGGCTTTTACCCCAACTGTCACACCAACTACGGCGATCTGCGCGTTAAGATTACTGCTTCAGAAGTATCAGATACTCTTACTAAGACCGCAGAGCCTCCAGTTGGTACAGTAATCGAGTTGCGCAAAAATATCGGTTTCCTCGTACAGACTGGTGCAGGAACGCTGTTAGTGAAAGAAGTACAACCTGCAGGGAAGCGATCGCAAACGGGCTGGGACTTTGCTAACGGTACCAGATTAAAAATCGGCGATGTCTTCTCGTTTGTTTAA
- a CDS encoding DUF2325 domain-containing protein codes for MDIFELDELEDSVSHLLLSAKAELEQKRLQQQRDRQVQEAVNQIESRLKPLLEKIELMLQEYELEGVNNGTTRELLQQKAEDIRKEIAEAPILAAQVADRQLILQEERLLDERIAVQTTQWRHELKADLLEMIEAQHDFFSATDASIAIRGYIADLKAVGALEEVVEALIDQINSYSEEGPVAKLRGSHEQTINFIYNKALENRSRVDRAPDVQPATRHRKSEKRPNLYTDLRGKVVVFGGHDRLETAVKNRLRDSEVNLIWCTEQGGLQLAAQGESHIASADLIMIVTGYASHSLTERAIETCKRVGKTPEIINTTGMTRVLETIESGLKARLLAKRWNHSSL; via the coding sequence ATGGATATTTTCGAGCTAGATGAACTAGAAGACTCGGTTAGCCACTTGTTATTGTCTGCGAAGGCAGAGCTAGAGCAAAAACGACTGCAACAACAGCGCGATCGCCAGGTGCAGGAAGCTGTCAACCAAATCGAGAGCAGGCTCAAGCCCTTGCTCGAAAAAATAGAGCTGATGTTGCAAGAATATGAACTAGAAGGAGTGAATAATGGTACTACCAGAGAACTGCTACAGCAAAAAGCAGAAGATATTAGGAAAGAAATAGCCGAAGCTCCGATCTTAGCGGCACAGGTAGCAGATCGGCAGCTTATCTTACAAGAAGAAAGATTATTAGACGAGCGAATAGCAGTACAAACTACACAATGGCGGCACGAACTAAAAGCAGATCTCTTGGAAATGATCGAAGCCCAGCATGATTTTTTCAGCGCGACGGATGCGTCGATCGCGATTCGCGGTTACATAGCCGATCTCAAAGCCGTAGGCGCGCTCGAAGAAGTTGTCGAAGCATTGATCGATCAAATTAACTCGTACAGCGAAGAAGGCCCCGTCGCCAAACTGCGTGGCAGTCACGAGCAAACCATTAACTTTATTTACAACAAAGCGCTAGAGAATCGTTCCCGCGTCGATCGCGCCCCCGACGTACAGCCAGCCACCCGCCACCGTAAATCTGAAAAAAGACCCAACCTCTACACCGACCTGCGCGGTAAGGTAGTAGTGTTTGGCGGTCACGATCGCCTGGAAACCGCTGTCAAAAATCGCCTGCGAGATTCCGAAGTTAATTTAATCTGGTGTACGGAACAGGGCGGCCTGCAACTAGCAGCGCAGGGGGAAAGCCACATCGCCAGCGCCGACCTGATTATGATCGTGACGGGCTATGCCAGTCATTCTTTAACTGAAAGGGCGATCGAAACCTGCAAGCGGGTTGGCAAAACGCCTGAAATTATCAATACTACAGGTATGACCAGGGTACTGGAAACGATTGAATCTGGTTTGAAAGCACGTTTATTAGCCAAGCGGTGGAATCATTCTAGTCTGTAA